A region of the Borrelia parkeri genome:
TTTGTATTATTTATATTATTTATACACTCCCATTTTTCTTCATTGATATTTTTTGAACACAGATATTTATGAACTCTTGCATTAAATTTTTTTCTCTTTTTGTTTTAAAGTATGAGTTTATTTTGTGATAACATTTATTTTTGGGATATTTGAGTTGATAATAAATTTCTGTTCCATAGTTCTTTCCTAGATGTTTATAGTAGTTAATAGTTATCTGTAATTCTTTTTCTAATTTGTATAAGTAGCTTTGGAGTGTTTTAATCTTTATAATTTTTTGACCATTTCTTTTCAGATTATTATTAAAGTAGTAAAGTATATTACTTTGGGTATATTTTTTTAAATTTAAATTCATATAATTTAGTGTTGATATTAGTACTATCAACTTATGTTGATGCTTATTAAATTTTTTTTTCTTTATTATGAGATTTTTTTAAGATTTCCAATTGATTTACTCCTTCAAAAAAAGCTGTGGGCATATTATATATGAAAGATTATATTTTGTCAATAATATGTTTTTATTGCTTAATAAATTTTGCATAGAGAGTCAGTATTTGTTTAAAATAATAACTAAACTATTGAATTTTCATATTTGTTTTTTAGATTTTGCCATACTTTTTTCAAAGTCTTTTTTTGTTTTTTTTATGTATTCTTTGTCTTGAATAAAGATCCTTTCCATAAGGAAACAGGTGAATTGTTGGTTTGTTTTGTAAAAGTTGTAAGCATCTTGGTCTTTAAGTTGCAGTTTAATTGATTTGATTAAATTCGATGTCTTTTGTTTGTTTTGCGTTTCTTTAGTTGATAGAAAAAAATATGTGTTCATTATTCCTTTTTCAATTATGGATTCTTCGTTGATTAAGTTGTTCTTGAGACCTTCTGCAATAGCTAGATATGTATAAACTTGGGTTCTGGCTAGATTATAATTTTTGATAAATGTGCTAAAGTTTTTATATCCGTCTAATTTGAATAATTTTTTGTCATTAATTTCTTTTAATATTTTCATGGTTTCTATTTTGTTGTAGATATCTTCTTGTAGGTTTATTTTAAGTTTTGCTTTTAATTTTTCGTAAGTTTGCCTATTGATATCATTAATATTTTCTTGGAGAGAGTTGTTTTTTTCAATAATCCTTTTATTTAGTTTAAATTTGTTCTTTTTCATATAATCTCCCTGAAATTTGTTCGGCACCGAACAAATTTTTTAATGCTTTTTTGTAGTCTGATGTGTCGTCTTCGTT
Encoded here:
- a CDS encoding plasmid maintenance protein, with the protein product MNLNLKKYTQSNILYYFNNNLKRNGQKIIKIKTLQSYLYKLEKELQITINYYKHLGKNYGTEIYYQLKYPKNKCYHKINSYFKTKREKNLMQEFINICVQKISMKKNGSV
- a CDS encoding chromosome replication/partitioning protein, coding for MKKNKFKLNKRIIEKNNSLQENINDINRQTYEKLKAKLKINLQEDIYNKIETMKILKEINDKKLFKLDGYKNFSTFIKNYNLARTQVYTYLAIAEGLKNNLINEESIIEKGIMNTYFFLSTKETQNKQKTSNLIKSIKLQLKDQDAYNFYKTNQQFTCFLMERIFIQDKEYIKKTKKDFEKSMAKSKKQI